One window from the genome of Microcebus murinus isolate Inina chromosome X, M.murinus_Inina_mat1.0, whole genome shotgun sequence encodes:
- the GPR119 gene encoding glucose-dependent insulinotropic receptor: MESSFSFGVILVVLASLIIAANALVAVVVLLLIHKNDGVSLCFTLNLAVADTLIGVAISGLITDQLFSSSQPTPKTLCSLRMAFVTSSATASVLTVMLIAFDRYLAIKQPLRYFQLMSGLVAGACIAGLWLLSYLIGFLPLGVPMFQQTTYQGPCSFFAVFHPHFVLTLSCIGFFPALILFVFFYCDMLKIASMHSQQIRKMEHAGAVAGAYRPPQTPNVFKAIRTVSVLIGSFTLSWAPFLITGIVQVACRECRLYSVLEQYLWLLGVGNSLLNPLIYAYWQKEVRQQLYYMALLVKKGLTSFLLLLLAKNGGPENPRENSCHIITISHSELNG, translated from the coding sequence ATGGAGTCATCTTTCTCATTTGGAGTGATCCTTGTTGTCCTGGCCTCCCTCATCATTGCTGCTAATGCACTAGTGGCTGTGGTTGTGCTATTGTTGATCCACAAGAATGATGGTGTCAGTCTCTGCTTCACCTTGAATTTGGCTGTGGCTGATACTTTGATTGGTGTGGCCATCTCTGGCCTAATCACAGACCAGCTCTTCAGCTCTTCTCAGCCCACACCGAAGACCCTGTGCAGCCTTCGGATGGCATTTGTCACTTCCTCTGCAACTGCCTCTGTCCTTACAGTCATGCTGATCGCCTTTGACAGGTACCTTGCCATCAAGCAGCCCCTCCGCTACTTCCAGCTCATGAGTGGACTCGTGGCTGGGGCCTGCATTGCCGGGCTGTGGTTGCTGTCTTACCTCATTGGCTTCCTCCCACTTGGAGTCCCCATGTTCCAGCAGACCACCTACCAGGGGCCCTGCAGTTTCTTTGCTGTGTTTCACCCTCACTTCGTGCTGACCCTCTCCTGCATTGGGTTCTTCCCAGCCCTGATCCTCTTTGTCTTCTTCTACTGTGACATGCTCAAGATTGCCTCCATGCACAGCCAACAGATCCGAAAGATGGAACATGCAGGAGCTGTGGCTGGAGCTTACCGGCCCCCACAGACTCCCAACGTCTTCAAGGCTATCCGTACTGTGTCTGTTCTCATTGGGAGCTTCACTCTGTCCTGGGCCCCCTTCCTCATCACTGGCATTGTGCAGGTGGCCTGCCGGGAATGCCGCCTCTACTCCGTGCTGGAACAGTACCTGTGGCTGCTTGGTGTGGGCAACTCCCTGCTCAACCCACTCATCTATGCCTATTGGCAGAAGGAGGTGCGGCAGCAGCTCTACTACATGGCCCTGCTAGTGAAGAAGGGGCTCAcctcattcctcctcctcctcttggccAAGAATGGTGGCCCAGAAAATCCCAGGGAAAATTCCTGTCACATCATCACTATCTCCCACTCAGAGCTTAATGGCTAA